The following coding sequences are from one Humulus lupulus chromosome X, drHumLupu1.1, whole genome shotgun sequence window:
- the LOC133804139 gene encoding kinesin-like protein KIN-4C isoform X2, whose translation MMKKIKRCGSKQPVNAQDNHQDCQIRVRELEQQNNSHQKEIEELKYKLANVPSNSTDSAMKVKEDYLQKLTTLQDQVADLKNKLEIKSQFSVQRSKGDEATRRLQFEIQNLKAQKVQLQCKLKVESLQFRLSKASHEKEILQLRREYRRNQFQMNKLLDSNQRLKMVVQRKAVEASMATKRLKELFESRQALSHRSRASGTRNETKTGIQRLGHESELTTLHALCAEYERQMDVMAEERAKLKEEVEELRQENLRYQLEEKEALSLEKGFDINELKEEVVSISGLFRQLRLQKAELDQDKSQVSGHSSTFVASILSTEDTTCISGSENSIPSIAARNKNESSTCCSCSKKSLCKTSKCICRSNGGSCGTSCGCIASKCSNRVALPIQLNDSPGPEIAEAKVNSLKIAETRKDATDASHGAMLLQNALEQQLTEKNDHQGSYKKPLSDIGNIRMRQGRKI comes from the exons atgatgaagaagatcAAACGCTGCGGCTCTAAGCAACCCGTCAATGCCCAAGATAATCACCAAGATTGTCAGATCAGAGTTCGTGAGCTCGAACAACAAAATAATTCCCATCAG AAGGAGATTGAAGAGCTTAAGTACAAGCTTGCAAATGTTCCTTCCAATTCTACTGATAGTGCTATGAAGGTCAAAGAGGATTATCTTCAAAAGTTGACTACCCTTCAAGATCAG GTTGCGGATTTGAAGAATAAGCTAGAAATTAAGTCTCAATTCTCAGTCCAAAGATCAAAGGGCGATGAAGCAACAAGAAGGTTGCAATTTGAGATTCAGAATTTGAAGGCTCAAAAG GTTCAACTGCAATGTAAGCTGAAGGTAGAGTCTCTGCAGTTCAGGTTAAGCAAGGCTTCACATGAAAAAGAAATTCTTCAG CTCAGGAGAGAGTATAGAAGGAATCAGTTTCAGATGAATAAGCTTTTAGATTCTAATCAGAGATTAAAGATG GTTGTGCAACGTAAGGCTGTAGAAGCTTCCATGGCTACCAAAAGGCTAAAAGAGCTGTTCGAATCTCGACAAGCTTTGTCACACAGAAGTAGAGCATCTG GTACCAGAAATGAGACCAAGACAGGAATTCAG AGATTGGGGCATGAATCCGAACTAACGACACTGCATGCATTATGTGCTGAATATGAACGTCAAATGGATGT AATGGCTGAGGAGCGTGCCAAgctaaaggaagaagttgaggaACTGAGGCAAGAGAATTTAAG GTACCAACTGGAGGAGAAAGAAGCTCTTTCCTTGGAGAAGGGTTTtgacataaatgagttgaaggaaGAAGTAGTTAGCATTAGTGGTTTGTTTAGACAATTAAGATTACAAAAGGCTGAACTTGACCAAGACAAGTCACAG GTGTCAGGCCATTCTTCTACATTTGTTGCAAGTATTCTGTCCACAGAGGACACCACATGTATATCAGGATCAGAAAATTCAATACCAAGTATAGCTGCAAGGAACAAGAATGAATCAAGTACATGCTGCTCGTGCAGTAAGAAATCTTTGTGCAAAACATCGAAGTGCATATGTCGTAGCAATGGCGGAAGCTGTGGGACATCATGTGGCTGCATAGCTTCAAAGTGCTCTAACAGAGTAGCATTGCCAATTCAGTTGAATGACTCGCCAGGACCAGAGATTGCAGAAGCCAAAGTTAATAGTTTGAAGATAGCAGAGACAAGAAAAGATGCCACTGATGCTTCCCATGGTGCAATGCTACTTCAGAATGCACTTGAGCAGCAGCTGACTGAGAAGAATGACCATCAGGGGTCATACAAGAAACCTTTATCTGACATTGGAAATATACGGATGCGTCAAGGGCGTAAAATTTGA
- the LOC133804139 gene encoding kinesin-like protein KIN-4C isoform X1, which yields MMKKIKRCGSKQPVNAQDNHQDCQIRVRELEQQNNSHQKEIEELKYKLANVPSNSTDSAMKVKEDYLQKLTTLQDQVADLKNKLEIKSQFSVQRSKGDEATRRLQFEIQNLKAQKVQLQCKLKVESLQFRLSKASHEKEILQLRREYRRNQFQMNKLLDSNQRLKMVVQRKAVEASMATKRLKELFESRQALSHRSRASGTRNETKTGIQRLGHESELTTLHALCAEYERQMDVMAEERAKLKEEVEELRQENLRYQLEEKEALSLEKGFDINELKEEVVSISGLFRQLRLQKAELDQDKSQEVSGHSSTFVASILSTEDTTCISGSENSIPSIAARNKNESSTCCSCSKKSLCKTSKCICRSNGGSCGTSCGCIASKCSNRVALPIQLNDSPGPEIAEAKVNSLKIAETRKDATDASHGAMLLQNALEQQLTEKNDHQGSYKKPLSDIGNIRMRQGRKI from the exons atgatgaagaagatcAAACGCTGCGGCTCTAAGCAACCCGTCAATGCCCAAGATAATCACCAAGATTGTCAGATCAGAGTTCGTGAGCTCGAACAACAAAATAATTCCCATCAG AAGGAGATTGAAGAGCTTAAGTACAAGCTTGCAAATGTTCCTTCCAATTCTACTGATAGTGCTATGAAGGTCAAAGAGGATTATCTTCAAAAGTTGACTACCCTTCAAGATCAG GTTGCGGATTTGAAGAATAAGCTAGAAATTAAGTCTCAATTCTCAGTCCAAAGATCAAAGGGCGATGAAGCAACAAGAAGGTTGCAATTTGAGATTCAGAATTTGAAGGCTCAAAAG GTTCAACTGCAATGTAAGCTGAAGGTAGAGTCTCTGCAGTTCAGGTTAAGCAAGGCTTCACATGAAAAAGAAATTCTTCAG CTCAGGAGAGAGTATAGAAGGAATCAGTTTCAGATGAATAAGCTTTTAGATTCTAATCAGAGATTAAAGATG GTTGTGCAACGTAAGGCTGTAGAAGCTTCCATGGCTACCAAAAGGCTAAAAGAGCTGTTCGAATCTCGACAAGCTTTGTCACACAGAAGTAGAGCATCTG GTACCAGAAATGAGACCAAGACAGGAATTCAG AGATTGGGGCATGAATCCGAACTAACGACACTGCATGCATTATGTGCTGAATATGAACGTCAAATGGATGT AATGGCTGAGGAGCGTGCCAAgctaaaggaagaagttgaggaACTGAGGCAAGAGAATTTAAG GTACCAACTGGAGGAGAAAGAAGCTCTTTCCTTGGAGAAGGGTTTtgacataaatgagttgaaggaaGAAGTAGTTAGCATTAGTGGTTTGTTTAGACAATTAAGATTACAAAAGGCTGAACTTGACCAAGACAAGTCACAG GAGGTGTCAGGCCATTCTTCTACATTTGTTGCAAGTATTCTGTCCACAGAGGACACCACATGTATATCAGGATCAGAAAATTCAATACCAAGTATAGCTGCAAGGAACAAGAATGAATCAAGTACATGCTGCTCGTGCAGTAAGAAATCTTTGTGCAAAACATCGAAGTGCATATGTCGTAGCAATGGCGGAAGCTGTGGGACATCATGTGGCTGCATAGCTTCAAAGTGCTCTAACAGAGTAGCATTGCCAATTCAGTTGAATGACTCGCCAGGACCAGAGATTGCAGAAGCCAAAGTTAATAGTTTGAAGATAGCAGAGACAAGAAAAGATGCCACTGATGCTTCCCATGGTGCAATGCTACTTCAGAATGCACTTGAGCAGCAGCTGACTGAGAAGAATGACCATCAGGGGTCATACAAGAAACCTTTATCTGACATTGGAAATATACGGATGCGTCAAGGGCGTAAAATTTGA